CTGAGCCTATGCTTTCAGTGCCTGCCTAAACCTAACAATAAACACAGTCATGCACTCATACCAAGCCAAgatcccccctccccccacaaTCTCAAATGGATAGTGACCGGCTTGGATATTGAAATCCTCGCAAAAATTACCCAACTACTATCTCCGTTTCATTATGTTTATACCGGGAGAATCCGTTTTAAAACATTTTTCCATTGAGAAAATCAAAAGTACAGTTATTGCAATATTTCTAGTCTACCCTAATTAAATGCTTTGGAAGAGAGATAATAATTGTATCATATCATTTAATAGGGCTATGGATGGTAATTTTTCATTGATTTTTCCTGTTTCTAATACTTTCGGGAGTTGCTAATTTTCAATCGAGTGAAAATAAGGGTATGTTTCACTTTACAATAGCAACCGTTGGATGAAGATCTAATGgttgacaaaaagaaaaaacgatTCATAagtgaataatatttttctatagtagAGATATATGCAATTTTTTGGTACATGCCAGACAAAAATCCCTGATTGAGTACAAATCAAAAGACAGACGCACGATCGGATGGACAACGCGTCGAGTGAAACAAAGCTCTAATTTCAGTCGATTGAAACGTAGTAAATCCGAATACTTTCTTACTCAGTGCGCACTGTAGGCTATGAATAAACATTGTGAAACAATGGAGTAGCAGATATTGAAATCCCTTTGCATTCACTGAGAACtgataatttgattaaatgttgcTACTACCAAGGGGAAAAAATGACTGAATGTCATCTAAAACGATACTACCTTTAAGAGGGCGCACAGAGAATGGAAGAAGACACATGAAGTCCAAACACCCTTTAAAGAGAATAGTGGCAGCTCCAGTCCAAATCCCCAGTTTTCTAATCACCTTCTCTTCGAGCCAAGCTTTATCATATTCCATCAGTTCCTGGCTTTTCTTGATAGTGCCATGACATTGAAATTGATCGAATTGGGAATGCTGAGCATGATGGCCTTAATGACATGCACAGCATCCTGGTGCAATACAATAACAATTGTGAACAAGAAAGATACAGTTAAGAATGCAAATAAGCAACATGACAACTACTAAAAAGTACATACTTAGGTTTCTCAAGTATGTCCAGTACACATGGTTGGTATAATCTATGTTCCTGAACTGCGCCCTATTCATAGAACTTAATACTTCCTCTATCATACTGATAAACAAAAGTTATACCTTATGCTGTGAGCACCAGGCAGCGATGTAGTGAAAACGTGGAGACTCGTGTGGAGAGATTGAGTGCTTTCTAAGCTTGATTAAGTTTAATAGGAGCATCGGAGAATAGACCAGGAGAAGGGCATGTGGTGTTCCCAAGAGAACTAGGTCGTAATTGGGAAGATTCAAAGCAAGATGGCTTTGGAACCATAATACTGCAGCACCCAGTTTAAGGAAGCACAACAGGATGTGGAAAATCTACTCCATAAACTTGCAGTACCTGCAGTAAACTTTTGGAAGATGAGGAGCCATGCTTTATTGGTCCATGCTTCATTCCATCAAGCTCATAAAGTGTTCCTACAATCCGATTCAATTCCTTGTTGATGtgcaaatatataaaaaaactgaCAAATAGATGGAGAAAAGTCTGTTAAAGACTTCAGCCTTACCATTGACAGCCACAAAACAAATATAGTGTTCTTCTACAACATCGCAGAGCTGCAACCAAGACCCGAATTATAGTAGTTAAATATAATCAACGAAATAATGAAACAAAATTCACAGAAAATTCCTCTGcatatgtttttcttttctttatttgcaACCCTGGCAAACTCTGGTAGAAACCCATTGATCAGCATAATGTGTACATAACTACACACTGCAACAAAGTTATTCTTTATTTTCGACTGAGAAAAACTGTAATCATAACAATACTTCAtctataaaccaagacacaaaTTTAAGCTTCATGATTGTTTCTTCTATCTTCCACACAACACGGTTCAGCTCAGAACTCGAAGTTATTATGCAAAGAAATCAGTACCTCTGTGACACCAGCACTGGCAGCCAATGAGTGAGCCCTTGTCATGGCATCGTCCTTCTCAAGATAAACAGCACGCTGACAAGCATGACATAAGATATTAAGAAAAAACTATTACTAAACAAAGTAACTTGGTAAGAAGCTCAGTTTTAACCAAACAACAAGAACCTCGTATGGGTCCATCCTGGCTGTTGATTTGAAgaacaagtccaaacatgaattATCCACTGCAAAAGACCAGAAAAGTTCTTTCATTTCAGAAACAAGGGAGAGAACGAGATATTGCAACCATTGTACAATTTTTTGTGGATTGTGTATGTTCTTAATGCATGATGCTAACCAGTATTATCTACACGGAATTCCCCTGACAACCAGTGACTCAGGCCAAAAGGACAGAAGAAAGTTACCTAAACTGATTTCTGAAGATGCATTTCCAACAGCATGGAGTAGACCTATAGTTCCACAAGCATTTCCCAGTGACTCAATCTGTTGTATGAAGTACACCTGATCCCAAGTTTCCTGTTGCACAAGGCATGAAACAAATATGTTGAGGGCATAATGGTCTTTCCCCCCTCCAATAGTGCCCTACAGACAAAACACAAAATTTGCAGTGTCCTACAGCCAAACTCGAACATAACGGTGTCTTGGAGACAAAGCCACACTCTTTTAGTGTCCTAGAGACAAATTTGCCTAAAGGAAAATGAGCTACTTGATGTAAAACTATCAGGAGCTTGTTACTGCAACTAACAAGATACCAAAAAAATGCCATCCACAAGGAAACAATTGCTCACCTTGTCTCCGGTATATAAGACTCGTTCTGAAGGATTAATTGCATCCTGCAGCGAAGCAGAGGAACAAGGATTCATTTCAACAAAAGACTGAACTCCATAACATTAATAAGCTCAGAAATTATATCCAAAGGATTTCCATTCGCATTCCTCATAAAAACCAACACTCATACTAGTATCAAagcagtacaccaaacatttgGA
This genomic window from Phragmites australis chromosome 7, lpPhrAust1.1, whole genome shotgun sequence contains:
- the LOC133925195 gene encoding ubiquitin carboxyl-terminal hydrolase 3-like isoform X1 yields the protein MALPSSASAGERWPPLESSPDVFNQFMWSLGVPGDEAEFHDVYGLDADALEMVPQPVVAVILCFPDPPSQDAINPSERVLYTGDKGTIGGGKDHYALNIFVSCLVQQETWDQVYFIQQIESLGNACGTIGLLHAVGNASSEISLVDNSCLDLFFKSTARMDPYERAVYLEKDDAMTRAHSLAASAGVTELCDVVEEHYICFVAVNGTLYELDGMKHGPIKHGSSSSKSLLQDAVHVIKAIMLSIPNSINFNVMALSRKARN
- the LOC133925195 gene encoding ubiquitin carboxyl-terminal hydrolase 3-like isoform X2, producing MALPSSASAGERWPPLESSPDVFNQFMWSLGVPGDEAEFHDVYGLDADALEMVPQPVVAVILCFPDPPSQDAINPSERVLYTGDKETWDQVYFIQQIESLGNACGTIGLLHAVGNASSEISLVDNSCLDLFFKSTARMDPYERAVYLEKDDAMTRAHSLAASAGVTELCDVVEEHYICFVAVNGTLYELDGMKHGPIKHGSSSSKSLLQDAVHVIKAIMLSIPNSINFNVMALSRKARN